In the Catenovulum adriaticum genome, TCGGGCATTTGGATATCTAGTAAAACCAAATCAGGTGGATCATCTGAGTTAACAATAGCGAGTGCTTTTTGGCCGTTAGTGGCAGTTTTAATTCGGTAGTTAGGCGTTAAATTCTGCGCTAGTACTCTAACGTTAATCGGCTCATCATCGGCAATTAAAATAGTTGGCTTATCTAATATAAACGTCATAATTTGATAAATTACTTGCGATTTAAGGCTAAAACAGCGTTTAAATCTTGGTTAAATGTATCTAGCAGGTTTGGGTTGACAGCTTCATCTTGTCTAAGAGATGTTTCTAACGCTTTTGCAGAAACAAATAAATCATTCATGCTTAGGTTACCGGCAGCGCCTTTGATGGAATGAACTAAATGAGATGCTGATTCTAAGTCGCCCTGGTGAATCGTTTGAGTTATAGTGTCGCTAGAAGTTTGGTTATCAGTAATAAATTTATTAATTAGCATATCTAATAAGGCTTCATTACCTGCTAAACGTTCCAGTGCTTGCGTTTTATCTATTACCATAATATTTATTAAGACCTGAGCAAAAAATCCATATAAAATGAGTATAACGATATTTAGCCGAGTTTTAAGTTTATTTTATTAAATTAGGCTTAAATTATGAAATTAAAACAGTGTATTGCTCAAAATGAATCAAAATTTTAGTTCAAATGATAAAGTTGAAAACCCATGTATTGGTGATTGCCGATTAAATTTAGCTGATATTTGTATTGGCTGTGGGCGCTCAAAAGATGAAAAACTAGATTGGATAATATTATCTCAAGCAGAAAAGTTTCAAGTGGTCAATAAAGCCAAGGTTAGGCTTGATAAACTAAACTCAGGCAAAGAATGAACTGAGTTTAGTTTTCAAGAAGCTTTGAGCTTACAGGTTGTTTTCTGCAAAAGAGGCGAGTCGAGAGCGCATAACACCAGCAATATGCACGGTTGCACTACCTTCAAAATCTTTAAATCGTTCAACAATATAGGTTAAACCAGAGGTTAGCGGGCTTAAATAATTGCTATCAATTTGAGCTAAATTACCGCAACAAATGAGTTTGGTGCCTTCGCCTGCTCGAGTTATTATCGTTTTCAGTTGTTGTGAGGTCATATTTTGGCACTCATCTAAAATTACCACTGATTTTTGAATACTACGCCCGCGCATAAAGTTGACGGATTTAAACTGAATGTTTGCTTTTTCCATAATATAACGCATGCTACTATCACGACACTCATCGTGGCGGTGTAAGAAATCAAGCGCATCATTGATGGCCCCTAACCAAGGTGCCATTTTTTCCTCTTCGGTTCCAGGTAAAAAACCAATTGACTCAGCTATTTCAGGCGTATTTCGGGTGACTATTATTTTTTCATAAATGCCTTTTTCAACCACCATTTCAAGTGCTGCAGCCAAGGCTAATAAAGTTTTGCCGCTGCCAGCTGGTCCGGTTAATAAAGTGAGGTCAATATTGGTATCCAACAACGAATCAAGCGCCATCGCTTGGTGAAAATTTTTAGGAGAGATGCCCCACGCAGTTCGTCCCATCATGCGTTCATAGCCTAAATCTTTTAGCCGAACATTCGCACTATCATGTTCAACGACCTTGCCCGCAAAATGATGATTTTGGTCAAAAACATATTGGTTGATAAAAACGGTTTGTGGTAAAACTTCACGAGCCACTGTGTGTACGGTTTCGCGGCCGGATGTTTGACTGTCACAGTTAGTAACGCTTTCCCAAAATTCCCCTTCAACCTCAACATAGCCTGTGCTCAAATATTTGATATCAGAAATAAGTTGATCGGTTTTGTAATCTTCAACTCGCTCTAAGCCAGCCCCTTTAGCTTTTAAACGCATGTTGATGTCTTTTGTAACTAATACGACTTGGCGGGGAGACTTTTCTTTTTGTAAATGCAGTGCAGCATTTATAATGTGGTTGTCGTTTTCGGGGCCGGGTAAGGTAACTAATTCTTGATTTAAAAGGTGATCTGGAAAAATAGCTAGGTTACCAGTAGAACTATGATCCGCTGAATATTTAGCAATGCTCACACCTTGCACTATGTCTTCGGGTGGAGCATCTTGTAAAGCTTCTTCCAATGCTCGAATTGCAATTCGGGCATCACGGCTAACATCTTTTTTACGATCTTTTATTGCATCTAGCTCTTCCAATACCGTCATTGGAATATAAACATCGTGTTCTTGAAAATTGAGAAAAGCAAAAGGTTCATGTAAAAGGATATTTGTATCTAAAATATAAATTTTGGTGTGTGCTTCGCTCATTTTGCCTCCAATGGCCAATCTGGCGGTTGATGGGATATTTACGTTATTGTATTTAATTAAGCCCTAAGCTTTACGCGGTCGTGGTATGTCCTATTTTTCCCTATAACTTTACTATTAGACTAAATTTTGATCTGAGCAAGCATTTTTTAATTTATTTTCAGATAGCTAACTCGTTTGTTTGTTTTTTGAACAAATTTACGATCTTTTTAATATTATTGATGGCTCAAAAATAAAAAAGATAAATACGATAGTAAATAAATATTTCACAAAAAGGGCCAGCTTGTTCTTTAATTAAACAGTTGGTTCAATTAACTGGCGTTAAGTGTAATTATTCAGTGAAAGCCAATGCAGCTTTAGGTAACATACGCGGCCAGATTTGAGGAGTGAGTTTAAATAATGAGTGAATTTGCATTAGGGCAACGTTGGATTAGTGATTCAGAATCTGATTTAGGCTTAGGAACTATAGTTGCCATGAATGGCCGTCGAATTTCTATGTTATTTCCTGCAACTGGAGAACAAAGAGAATACGTGATGGACAGTGCGCCTTTAACGCGAGTGAGCTTTAATCCGGGAGATAAAGTTGAAAGCGCCGAAGGCTGGAGCCTGACGGTTGCACAAGTTGTTACTGAAGATGGGGTTAATATTTATCTTGGTCAAAGGGACGATAACAGCGAAGTGGCTCAATTAATTGAAACCCGCTTAAACCATCACCTTAAATTTAACAAACCACAAGACCGATTATTTACCGGACAAATTGATCGTAATGACTGGTATAGCCTTAGATATGATTCGCTACGATTACAACACAAATACCAAACGCATCCTTTAGTAGGACTTGCTGGTGCAAGGACATCGCTAATTCCACATCAACTTCATATTGCTAAAGAAGCAGGCCAGCGTATAGCGCCGCGTGTTTTGTTATCTGACGAAGTTGGACTGGGTAAAACGATTGAGGCTGGGATGATTATCCATCAGCAAATTTTAACCGGTCGTTCTTCACGTGTTCTTATTTTATTACCTGAGTCATTACAATATCAGTGGTTGGTTGAGATGTTGCGCAGATTCAATCTTAAATTTGCGATATTTGATGAAGAGCGTTGCGCAGAATACCAAGCCGACGATGAAAACCCATTTGAAACAGAGCAATTAATTATCGCGCCTATGGCGTTGTTAAGTGAATCTGAAAGCCGTTTATCACAAGCTTTAACAGCCCACTGGGATTTAGTGGTGGTAGATGAAGCGCATCATTTAAAATGGAGTCAAGACGAGGTAAGCGATCAATATGCAGCAGTTGAAAAACTAGCCAGCGTATCCGCCGGGTTGTTGTTGCTAACCGCAACACCTGATCAACTAGGTCATGAAAGTCATTTTGCTCGGCTTAGGTTGTTAGACCCAGATCGCTTTCATAGCTATCAAGCATTTGTTGATGAAGAATCTGGTTATCAAGCGATAGCTGATTTAGCTAAAACCTTGGTGTCAGAAGAAGATTTAACTGCACAAGAAATTGAGCAGCTCGGGCAAATACAATCAATTAATATTGATGACAACGCAGCACAATTAAATAATAAAGAGCCCGAAATTCGCCAAATCGCTCGTCAAAAATGCTTAAAAGGCCTAATTGACCAACATGGCACGGGTCGAGTGTTGTTTAGAAATACACGAGCTTCAGTTAAAGGTTTTCCAAAGCGTTGTGTTTTACCTGTTAAATTAGATCTTCCGCAAGAATACAAAGCAGCTTGTGATTGGTGGTTAAATCGCAATGCAGACGCGATTTCACAAAATCAAGTTGACGAAAAGTTAGTAGCGCCTTTATTAACGCCTGAATTTTTATATGAAAGCGCTATTAACGACGAAATTGAATGGTGGCGGGTGGATCCCAGAGTTGACTGGTTAAGTGAACAGGTAAAAGAGAATAAAACAGATAAATTTTTAATTATTTGTGCGAGAGCCTCTACCGCCTTAACATTAGAACAAGCAATTCGTGTAAAACATGGTATTAATGCGTCTGTATTTCATGAAGGCATGAGCATAGTTGAACGAGACCGAGCTGCGGCTTGGTTTGCTGATCAAGATGAAGGTTGCCAGTTACTCATTTGTTCAGAAATTGGCTCTGAAGGTCGAAACTTTCAATTTGCACGTCACTTAGTTTTGTTTGATTTACCACTTAACCCTGATTTACTTGAGCAGCGAATAGGTCGATTAGACCGAATTGGCCAAAAAAATGATATTCAAATACATTTGCCTTATTTTGAAGGAAGCGCTAGTGAAACTATTTTTAAATGGCAACACTATGGCATTAATGCTTATGCGCAAACCTGTCCAGCAGGCATTCATGTATATGAACAGCAAAAAGAATTTTTGTTGTCTATACTGGGCCAAAATAATCATAACGATGATGACCTAGCGCCTTTAATTGAAAAAGCTAAAGTTCAAGTTGAAACTTTAAATCAGCAAATGGAGCAGGGCCGAGATATATTACTTGAGATTAACTCAAAAGGTTTTGATGGTGAGGCCATTGCCGAGCAAATTGAAAAAATCGATGACGATACCGAACTGGTCGCTTTTATGTTGCAGGTATTTGATGTTTACGGTGTTTCGCAAGACGATAAAGGCGATCGATGCTTAGCAGTTAACCCAACAGATCATATGCTCGAACCTCATTTTCCTGAATTAGGCGATGGTGGTATGACAGTAAGTTTTGAACGCGATGCGGCGCTTGCACGTGAAGATGTGCGTTTTATTAGCTGGGATCATCCAATGGTTCAAGGCTGTTTTGAAATGATTAACGCAGGTGAAATAGGTAATAACACTGTTAGTTTACTAAACAATAAAGCATTGCCTGAAGGCACTTATTTAGTTGAGCTTATTTACGTGGTTGAAACCAGCGCCCCAAAACAATTACAGCCGGGTCGTTTTTTACCGCCAACACCAGTGCGCATTTTGCTAGATAAAGCGGGTAACAACTTAGCCGCTAATGTCAGTTTTGATAACTTAAACAAGCAGCTAAAACCTGTGGGTCGGCAAGTGGGATCTCAATTGGCAACGGCACTGCAAGTGCAGGTGCACGAGTTAATCGTTAAAGCACAGAGTATAGCTGAATCGGCTTGTGGTGAATTAATTGAACAAGCGGTAGAGTCTATCAAACAAAACTTAGGTGATGAATATCAAAGGCTTGAATCATTACAGAAAGTTAATCCGAATATTCGGGCCATTGAGTTAGAGTCACTTGCTCAACAGCAAAGTGAGCTGGTTGAACATATTCAACAAGCTAGGGTTAAATTTGATGCGTTAAGGCTAGTTGTAGTGAGTCATCAAGCATAAAGCGACGCAAAGTTAACGGTTATCCCAAGGCAGTTTTAATGCCTTGGGATAATTTCTGATTAACTGGTTCCAAAGGGGAGATTATTAAAGGTACAATAACCTACAGATATAATTAGCGATTTAAATTGAATGCATTTTGTTTATAACCCGCCTCAAGAACCTATATTACCTATTCTTTATCGTGATCAAGATATAGTGGTATTTAATAAACCCAGCGGTTTATTGTCAGTAAGAGGTAAATTGCCGGAACATCAAGATAGTTTAGAAGCAAGAGCTCAGCGTGTTTGGCCAAAAATTGGTATAGTGCACAGGCTAGATATGGCGACTTCAGGGCTAATGGTTTGGGCGCTTAATAAACCAGCTCATTCGCATTTAGCTAGACAGTTTCAAGAACGACA is a window encoding:
- a CDS encoding PhoH family protein; the protein is MSEAHTKIYILDTNILLHEPFAFLNFQEHDVYIPMTVLEELDAIKDRKKDVSRDARIAIRALEEALQDAPPEDIVQGVSIAKYSADHSSTGNLAIFPDHLLNQELVTLPGPENDNHIINAALHLQKEKSPRQVVLVTKDINMRLKAKGAGLERVEDYKTDQLISDIKYLSTGYVEVEGEFWESVTNCDSQTSGRETVHTVAREVLPQTVFINQYVFDQNHHFAGKVVEHDSANVRLKDLGYERMMGRTAWGISPKNFHQAMALDSLLDTNIDLTLLTGPAGSGKTLLALAAALEMVVEKGIYEKIIVTRNTPEIAESIGFLPGTEEEKMAPWLGAINDALDFLHRHDECRDSSMRYIMEKANIQFKSVNFMRGRSIQKSVVILDECQNMTSQQLKTIITRAGEGTKLICCGNLAQIDSNYLSPLTSGLTYIVERFKDFEGSATVHIAGVMRSRLASFAENNL
- a CDS encoding Hpt domain-containing protein — translated: MVIDKTQALERLAGNEALLDMLINKFITDNQTSSDTITQTIHQGDLESASHLVHSIKGAAGNLSMNDLFVSAKALETSLRQDEAVNPNLLDTFNQDLNAVLALNRK
- the rapA gene encoding RNA polymerase-associated protein RapA, encoding MSEFALGQRWISDSESDLGLGTIVAMNGRRISMLFPATGEQREYVMDSAPLTRVSFNPGDKVESAEGWSLTVAQVVTEDGVNIYLGQRDDNSEVAQLIETRLNHHLKFNKPQDRLFTGQIDRNDWYSLRYDSLRLQHKYQTHPLVGLAGARTSLIPHQLHIAKEAGQRIAPRVLLSDEVGLGKTIEAGMIIHQQILTGRSSRVLILLPESLQYQWLVEMLRRFNLKFAIFDEERCAEYQADDENPFETEQLIIAPMALLSESESRLSQALTAHWDLVVVDEAHHLKWSQDEVSDQYAAVEKLASVSAGLLLLTATPDQLGHESHFARLRLLDPDRFHSYQAFVDEESGYQAIADLAKTLVSEEDLTAQEIEQLGQIQSINIDDNAAQLNNKEPEIRQIARQKCLKGLIDQHGTGRVLFRNTRASVKGFPKRCVLPVKLDLPQEYKAACDWWLNRNADAISQNQVDEKLVAPLLTPEFLYESAINDEIEWWRVDPRVDWLSEQVKENKTDKFLIICARASTALTLEQAIRVKHGINASVFHEGMSIVERDRAAAWFADQDEGCQLLICSEIGSEGRNFQFARHLVLFDLPLNPDLLEQRIGRLDRIGQKNDIQIHLPYFEGSASETIFKWQHYGINAYAQTCPAGIHVYEQQKEFLLSILGQNNHNDDDLAPLIEKAKVQVETLNQQMEQGRDILLEINSKGFDGEAIAEQIEKIDDDTELVAFMLQVFDVYGVSQDDKGDRCLAVNPTDHMLEPHFPELGDGGMTVSFERDAALAREDVRFISWDHPMVQGCFEMINAGEIGNNTVSLLNNKALPEGTYLVELIYVVETSAPKQLQPGRFLPPTPVRILLDKAGNNLAANVSFDNLNKQLKPVGRQVGSQLATALQVQVHELIVKAQSIAESACGELIEQAVESIKQNLGDEYQRLESLQKVNPNIRAIELESLAQQQSELVEHIQQARVKFDALRLVVVSHQA
- a CDS encoding DUF1289 domain-containing protein, yielding MNQNFSSNDKVENPCIGDCRLNLADICIGCGRSKDEKLDWIILSQAEKFQVVNKAKVRLDKLNSGKE